The Arachis ipaensis cultivar K30076 chromosome B07, Araip1.1, whole genome shotgun sequence genome includes a window with the following:
- the LOC107608007 gene encoding protein LIGHT-DEPENDENT SHORT HYPOCOTYLS 5-like — MDSAPGEPPPLVTADTPPPPPPAPPSRYESQKRRDWNTFLQYLRNHKPPLTLARCSGAHVIEFLKYLDQFGKTKVHVTGCPYFGHPNPPSPCACPLKQAWGSLDALIGRLRAAYEENGGRPESNPFGARAVRIYLREVREGQAKARGIPYEKKKRKRSTTVSATTVISDGGEVSTSLANVSTVVTRESDGGGGHGVINVSVASTSATNTTPSVVATATTV, encoded by the coding sequence ATGGACTCTGCACCGGGGGAACCACCTCCACTGGTAACTGCCGAcacacctcctcctcctcctcctgcgCCACCGAGCCGCTACGAATCGCAGAAGCGTCGTGACTGGAACACGTTCCTGCAGTACCTTCGGAACCACAAGCCGCCATTGACGCTTGCACGGTGCAGCGGCGCACACGTCATCGAGTTCCTCAAGTATCTCGACCAGTTCGGGAAGACCAAGGTGCACGTCACGGGGTGCCCTTACTTCGGACACCCGAATCCTCCTTCGCCCTGCGCCTGCCCCTTGAAGCAGGCATGGGGCAGCTTAGACGCTCTTATAGGACGTCTAAGGGCAGCCTACGAAGAAAACGGAGGACGGCCCGAGTCCAACCCGTTTGGGGCTCGGGCCGTCCGGATTTACCTTAGGGAAGTTAGAGAAGGACAGGCTAAGGCTAGAGGGATTCCTTATGAAAAGAAGAAGCGCAAGAGAAGTACTACCGTCTCAGCCACCACTGTAATTAGTGATGGCGGAGAAGTCAGTACTTCTCTTGCTAATGTCTCCACGGTCGTCACCAGGGAAAGTGACGGTGGTGGTGGTCATGGTGTTATTAATGTTAGTGTAGCTTCTACTAGTGCTACTAATACTACACCTAGCGTTGTTGCTACTGCTACTACAGTATAG